Proteins encoded together in one Musa acuminata AAA Group cultivar baxijiao chromosome BXJ3-6, Cavendish_Baxijiao_AAA, whole genome shotgun sequence window:
- the LOC103974450 gene encoding uroporphyrinogen decarboxylase, which produces MSCISCPISLYSPASVARNSAISSRSKSKPFAIRCTVGEYIEAPKVASVTEPLLLNAVRGEKVERPPVWLMRQAGRYMKSYQLLCEKYPSFRERSENVDLVVEISLQPWKVFRPDGVILFSDILTPLPGMNIPFDIVKGKGPVIYSPIRTADDVAQVREFVPEESAPYVGEALTTLREEVKSDAAVLGFVGAPFTLASYVVEGGSSKHFTKIKRLAFSQPQVLHSLLQKFTNSMAEYIKYQADNGAQAVQIFDSWATELSPVDFEEFSLPYLKQIVDSVKKTHPDLPLILYASGSGGLLERLPSTGVDVVSLDWTVDMAEGRRRLGSDIAVQGNVDPGVLFGSTEFITERINDTVRKAGSSKHILNLGHGIVVGTPEENVAHFFEVAKGIRY; this is translated from the exons ATGTCGTGCATTAGTTGCCCGATTTCCCTTTACTCGCCAGCCTCTGTTGCTCGGAATTCGGCCATTAGTTCTCGGTCCAAATCGAAGCCCTTCGCGATCCGATGCACCGTCGGAG AGTATATAGAAGCACCAAAAGTTGCTAGTGTAACTGAACCACTCCTATTGAATGCTGTTCGTGGTGAAAAAGTTGAAAGACCCCCAGTTTGGCTTATGAGGCAAGCCGGGAGGTACATGAAG AGTTATCAGCTGCTCTGTGAAAAATATCCTTCTTTTCGTGAAAGATCAGAAAACGTTGATCTTGTGGTTGAAATCTCTCTGCAACCTTGGAAGGTTTTCAGGCCTGATGGG GTTATATTGTTTTCAGATATCCTTACCCCACTTCCTGGGATGAATATACCATTTGACATTGTTAAAGGAAAAGGTCCAGTAATATACAGTCCTATTAGAACAGCTGATGATGTAGCTCAAGTCAGAGAGTTTGTTCCTGAGGAGTCGGCTCCATACGTTGGTGAAGCATTGACAACACTCCGGGAAGAG GTTAAAAGTGATGCAGCTGTTCTGGGCTTTGTTGGAGCTCCATTCACCCTGGCATCTTATGTCGTTGAAGGTGGTTCATCTAAGCATTTCACGAAGATAAAAAGGCTGGCTTTTTCTCAACCACAG GTTCTACATTCACTGTTACAGAAATTTACAAATTCTATGGCCGAGTACATCAAGTATCAAGCTGACAATGGGGCACAAGCTGTCCAGATTTTTGATTCTTGGGCGACCGAACTAAGTCCCGTGGACTTTGAAGAATTTAGTTTGCCTTATTTGAAACAAATTGTGGATTCAGTGAAGAAGACACACCCTGATCTACCATTGATTCTTTATGCAAGTGGTTCAGGAGGCTTGCTCGAGAGACTTCCATCGACAGGCGTCGATGTTGTCAGCTTGGACTGGACAGTAGACATGGCTGAAGGTAGGAGAAGACTGGGATCCGATATCGCAGTCCAGGGAAATGTCGACCctggtgttctttttggatcaacGGAGTTTATAACCGAGCGAATTAATGATACAGTAAGAAAGGCAGGTAGCAGCAAGCATATATTGAACCTCGGTCATGGCATTGTAGTGGGAACCCCCGAGGAAAATGTTGCGCACTTTTTTGAAGTGGCAAAAGGGATCAGATACTAA